The Deferribacterota bacterium genome includes a window with the following:
- the aroA gene encoding 3-phosphoshikimate 1-carboxyvinyltransferase, with protein MITFNRVKTLKGKIRVPSDKSITHRAFIFSSIATGKSIIYRPLVSADIEATIGILKNLGIQILLEDGNAVVISKGYKNFVECENVLDCMNSGTTARLVLGLLAPQKKYYVLTGDNSLINRPMDRVVKPLKKLGAVIFARKNNCYLPATVVPSNMKGGVIDAEVHSAQVKSAVILAGIQIEEEVVYRELVQTRNHTENMAVLFGADVKVIKEDRQKNIMVKYKSSLKSASIEIPGDFSSAAFFIAAAYIFNDSEIIIRDCGINETRTAFLTVLNKMGASIEIRNKRDNYEPIGDIYTCYKRLNGVKISGDIIPNLIDELPIMAVLGIFANDPVEVRDAKELRFKESDRIGAIVENLNSLGVDIEEYEDGFKVYPLENLNIEKDIVLKSFGDHRIAMLNILLAKRFGERVKIDDINSIKVSNPFFLELLKKLEGV; from the coding sequence ATGATAACCTTTAATAGAGTAAAAACCCTAAAAGGTAAAATTAGAGTACCTTCTGATAAATCAATAACGCATAGGGCTTTTATTTTCTCATCTATTGCAACAGGCAAATCTATTATATATAGACCCTTAGTTTCCGCTGATATAGAAGCTACAATAGGAATTCTAAAGAATTTAGGTATTCAGATATTATTAGAAGATGGAAATGCAGTCGTGATCTCTAAGGGATATAAAAATTTTGTAGAATGTGAGAATGTGTTAGATTGTATGAATTCAGGGACAACAGCAAGACTAGTGTTAGGTTTGCTTGCGCCACAGAAGAAATATTATGTTCTAACAGGAGATAATTCGCTTATAAATAGACCAATGGATAGGGTTGTTAAGCCATTAAAAAAATTAGGGGCTGTAATATTTGCTAGAAAGAATAATTGTTATCTGCCTGCAACTGTTGTTCCATCAAATATGAAGGGCGGGGTTATTGATGCTGAGGTGCACAGTGCCCAAGTAAAAAGTGCTGTTATATTAGCTGGTATTCAAATAGAGGAGGAAGTAGTATACAGGGAATTAGTGCAAACAAGAAATCATACAGAGAATATGGCAGTCCTATTTGGCGCAGATGTAAAGGTAATTAAGGAAGATAGACAAAAAAATATTATGGTAAAATATAAATCATCTTTAAAAAGTGCCTCAATAGAAATACCAGGGGATTTTTCCTCAGCTGCATTTTTTATTGCAGCTGCTTATATATTTAATGATAGCGAGATAATTATTAGAGATTGTGGAATAAATGAGACAAGGACAGCTTTTTTGACTGTATTAAATAAGATGGGTGCATCAATAGAAATAAGAAATAAAAGGGATAATTATGAACCTATAGGTGATATCTATACCTGTTATAAAAGGCTTAATGGGGTTAAGATTTCCGGTGATATTATTCCAAATTTAATTGATGAGTTGCCAATAATGGCTGTTTTAGGTATTTTTGCTAATGATCCTGTGGAGGTTAGGGATGCCAAGGAGCTTAGATTTAAAGAAAGTGATAGGATAGGTGCAATAGTAGAGAATCTGAATTCACTAGGGGTAGATATTGAAGAATACGAGGATGGCTTTAAGGTCTATCCTTTAGAAAATCTTAATATAGAGAAAGACATAGTTTTAAAATCCTTTGGGGATCATAGAATTGCTATGCTAAACATATTATTGGCTAAAAGATTTGGTGAAAGGGTAAAAATCGATGATATTAACTCTATTAAGGTGTCAAATCCCTTTTTTTTAGAATTATTGAAAAAATTAGAAGGGGTTTAA
- a CDS encoding prephenate dehydrogenase, with product MNINSIGIVGAGLIGGSFAYAFYDKGYKVYTLEKNTNVFPELVESDLFEGITDDVNIFLDFPIDLIYICIPIKEAFDFIAYLGKKNIKLPITDALSTKVSITRLAKEYNLNFCGGHPIAGSEYSGFSHARRSLFVGAKHILVECDNIGLFNCLKKLHTSIGMDVVSLDANRHDKMFGLISHLPHLIAFNLIDTVLGCDREALDFTGAGFKDFTRIAGSSPALWSSIFLDNKDNILEYANKFIEHLSQWLKIIEESDENKLIKLIKEASNNRNNL from the coding sequence TTGAATATTAATTCTATAGGGATAGTAGGCGCTGGATTAATTGGTGGTTCTTTTGCATATGCTTTTTATGATAAGGGATATAAGGTATATACCTTAGAGAAAAATACCAATGTTTTTCCAGAGCTCGTTGAATCAGATCTATTTGAGGGTATAACTGATGATGTTAATATATTTTTAGATTTTCCAATAGATCTAATATATATATGTATTCCAATAAAGGAAGCCTTTGATTTTATAGCATATCTGGGAAAAAAAAATATTAAATTGCCTATAACAGATGCCCTTAGCACAAAAGTATCAATTACTAGATTAGCTAAGGAGTATAATTTAAATTTTTGTGGGGGTCATCCGATAGCAGGTAGTGAATACTCAGGATTTTCACATGCTAGAAGAAGTCTATTTGTAGGTGCAAAACATATATTGGTTGAATGTGATAATATAGGACTTTTTAATTGTTTAAAAAAATTGCATACTTCTATTGGTATGGATGTGGTAAGCCTTGATGCAAATAGACATGATAAAATGTTTGGCTTAATAAGTCATTTACCACATTTAATTGCTTTTAATCTAATAGATACTGTTTTAGGTTGTGATAGGGAAGCACTAGATTTTACAGGTGCAGGATTCAAGGATTTTACAAGAATTGCTGGAAGTAGCCCTGCATTGTGGAGTAGTATATTTTTAGATAATAAGGATAATATTTTAGAATATGCAAATAAGTTTATTGAGCATTTAAGTCAGTGGCTTAAAATTATTGAGGAATCTGATGAAAATAAGCTTATTAAATTAATAAAAGAGGCAAGTAATAATAGAAATAACCTATGA